The Lates calcarifer isolate ASB-BC8 linkage group LG7_2, TLL_Latcal_v3, whole genome shotgun sequence DNA window CCACAGCAACTGTGCAAAGAAATAAGAACTAAGTTAGGATATGTTAGAGCTAAAACTCAGAGCTGTATATGTTATATACATGattatacatataaaaataataacttgtgtaataaataattatatatgtacaaatatatatgtgaaaaataataataatgagtaaAATTAAAAGTGTAAGAAATTAAGACGGTCAAGATAAAATATAGCAAATcaattataatatatataatagagTTATAACAATACTGTGATAAATACCAATTACAGTTATAGAGTATATAAGACACATATATATACCGGACAGAATAATGTTTATGATATTGTTTCTCCACATAAATATGCAGTAAAATAGTgtaagattaaataaaatacattaaataaatataataactgTTACTTCATGTGATGTGTGTCCTTGTCTGTGATTGGCCGACAGGAGAATGTGTCCTGTGTGGCTATTGGTGGCTGTGGTGGTTGTGGGCGGGGCCAGaggagctgtcagtcagtgctgGGAGCATCCGAGCTGCCAGGAGCTGAACTCTGAGAGCAGCATGATGGtaacacaacagagacacaaaacacacactgaatacacacaacacatatatacatcaaacacacacagaatacacTCTAATCAGAGGTGACAGTAGAATCCAAATGAATCTGATTTTTGAGTTTGACTCTGCTCTTTCTTGgattaatttactgttttttatttgtatcaatccttttattgttatttattatttatagttTTGTCAATGAATCcatgtaaataaagttaaaacacagaCCCTGTGACACGGTGTCAGCAGGGCCGGGTTAACGAACTGTGGGGCCCCGGggcaaacatttaaaaatggcCCCCCTCCTGtttctcacctctcctcctcctcctcctcctcctcctcctcctgcaggagtGCATCCAGCTCTGTCACTCTGACCTCACCGCCGAGACCCCCGTCGTCCCCGGCAACGCCCACCTCCAGCCTCCCCCTCTGTCagacccctcctcctcctcctcctcctccccgcaGGCCAAGCGCTCCTACTCCATGGAGCACTTCCGCTGGGGGAAGCCCGTCGGTCGCAAGCGCCGCCCGGTCAAAGTCTACACCTCCAACGGCGTGGAGGAGGAGTCGGCCGAGGTTTTCCCCGGAGAGATGAGGCGGCGGGAGCTGGCCAATGAGatactggcagcagcagcagcagcagcagcagaggaggaggagaaggcgcaggaggtgatggaggagcagcagcagctcctgggCGGCGTCCAGGAGAAGAAAGACGGCTCGTACAAGATGAACCACTTCCGATGGGGCGGCCCGCCGGCGGCCAGCAAACGGTACGGAGGCTTCATGAAGAGCTGGGACGAACGCAGCCAGAGGCCTCTGCTCACACTGTTCAAGACCGTCATCAACAaagatgaacagcagcagaagtgaggaggaggaggaggaggaggcagcagacagaggagctcTGAATCTGCTGTTTGTACCTGATCCTGAATGActggaagagagagtgagaaaggtgttttgatatttattgattcatgtaaataaatgtaaattctatgaaaacataaagagaTATTTGCAAGCAACCCGTCTGTCTGTTTTCTACGgctacacaacacacaccactcaGGTTTTACCAGCAGCTGAGTCCTCAgagctctctcctctccacaacaaacacacctgatcATTCAAACAGCTTCATGggaaaatcagtgtttctctgatgaGGTTTggtggagctgagctgctgctgctaacgttagctcagctagtttctctgataacttcagATCCAGACGACTGACGACTGAAATACAGTGATGATTATCTAACTGAATAAACTCAGAGCTGTACAACATGTGAACACatcattaatcaatcaatcaatggaTCCATAAACTGAGACGTTTCTATCAGGATTTTATTAGAGCAGAAAGTCACATTTAACAGGAATCatcatttaaacacaaacatggagCTAACAATAAAATCCTCATGTTACATATATTCATTTAATACTGACGTGACCTCCTTGTCTCCTTCCCTacctccttgtctcctctcctaaCTCGTCACATTTCTAAGCACAGAAAGTGTCTAATAGACGCACAGGTCGGGAAACTTCATCTCGTAGAGCGGCGTGGAGCGAGGCGGCGAGTGTCCGGACGGAGACGGAGGAGGACGAATGATCAGATCGAAGACCTGATCCAGTTTGGACTGAAGCAGGGAcgtctgaggagagagagagagacagagtccaTCAGCGTCTTCAGCGACTGAGGACATGGACGAGGTCGGATGCAGAATAAGCGTCTCACCCGGGATCCACAGTGAGCGGCGATCTCCTCGAACGGAGCCGTCTGAAacctctccaccacctccatcctcctcctcctctcctcctcctccacaccccctctgtcctctgacacaaacacacaaggaaaCCAGGAAGTGagttagcgtgttagcatgttagctcaagacattttcaggctTTGTTCTCTTACCGATGGCGTTCTTCAGCGTCTCAAAGGTGATCTGCTCCGTCTGAGGtttctgcagagagacagagacgtcaccatcacacagagagacagacagacagagagacagacagacagacagagagacagacagacaggtacctGGTGTGTATCAGGACAGTACTGAGGGTCCATGTCCATCTGCAGGGACACGGTGTCTCCGATGCTCTTCCTCTTTGACAGTCGATCTTCATCTGTAACAAACAGCATCATCTTCAGCTCAGAGGAGGACATGGAGTcgtctgttgttgttgttgtttacctgttctctgagtgtgagtgtgtgtttacctgtcagCTGAGGCGTGTACGGCGTGTTGAAGCGCTCGGCGTGTGCGCTGTAGCTGCTTCCTGTCAGAGCCTCGCAGATCTTTGATTGGACGAACAGGAGGGACTGGTCCACCTTCAGCTCGCCTTCAGGCAGCCTGACACACAACAACCTTTAAAACTTTGAGTCTGACTCTGATCTTTCTTAAAGGACATTTAGTGTAATACAGTGTTACTCGCAGCCATGGGTTATATATCAGAGGATATCAGAGGTGATTCCAGCAGTTCAAGCCTCTGACTctcaggtgttcagggagcaggGCTCTGCACAGGTGAGGTGTTTACCTGGGTTCGTCACAGAGGACGTCTTCAGGCAGCAGGTGTGGAGCGTCCTGACGCCGACTCTCTAcgacctgcagacacacaccttcgttccttcacacacatgtatttgATTTGAAGTGCAGCAGAGTTCAAGTGTTCCCTGTGCTCACCTGTGCGACGTGCTGCTGCAGCGGTGGCGGCGGGCCGAGCTGGGACAGCAGGTGGAGGAAGGCGGCGCAGACGGCGTGAACGCCGCAGCGGTTAAACACCGACAGACTCTCCTGAGCGGACGACGCCAGCTCCTGAGtggccaatcacagagcagagggTCAGCGATGTCACGTGATGGTCATCAGTGTAACAGAAGCTCTGCTCACCTGCAGGGCCAGCACCAGCCGGATCAggtccaccaccacctcctcgcTGGCCAGCTCCACGGTCAGGACGGCCAGCAGGGTGAAGAGAGCCTGGTAGTGGGCCGGCCCGCTGCTCTCCTCCCGGCAGGTGAGGTAGACGTGTCTGTAGAGACGCTGAGCGTGCTGCACACAGAACACTGACGTCACCTTTAAGCTCTCACTGACTTTCTTGTCTTTAAATGGtctttgtctctgctctctgaccttCCTCATGAACAGGTTGTCCTGTCGGGAGCATCCGTCCTCCTTCAGCTCCAACGCTGACACGTCGAACGCCGTCAGACtcctgaggagacacagagtTTAAATCAGGTCAGCGTGCAGTAACACCACCCTGCCACCAGGCGGTGCCAGTCCCCCTCATCGCTCTCTGATTGGCCGGTGCTGGTGTGACCTGGCTGCGTTGAGCCTGGCGGCGTTGTGGCGCCGGTCGATGAGCGAGGTGAGGATGGAGAGGACCAGCAGGCGGATCTCGGGCTCCTCCATCAGAGTGAAGGAGAGCAGCGGCTCCAGGAAGGAGGAGGGCAGCGCCGTCAGCAGGTTACTGCTCTCGTAACGCTCCGACACCTGACGCCACAGtttgagaggaaacacacactttcagtcGTTtagatccacacacacactctgctttaCTGTTCACTTgtaaagataaatataaaataatacatttacttAAAATATTAAGTGAAGATTTTAGTTCAGATGAAAACAGTTAAGTAAAATCACActtaaaatgtacttaagtgCTTAAATACACTGAAGCACAGTGACTTAAAATGTTCATAAATGTTGAGTGACATTAAAAAGTTATATTTTTGTTAAGTACAGATGAGGTATTAGGTTAGAGGATATTTAAAGTTGAGAATATTAAGGTCTATGATCAGCATCAGTACAGCTATAAGCTCTGGTCATGCAGTCAGCCTCAGTGTGGAGTGATGAACGTCACCTGTGGGCTGAGCTCACCTGGAGGAGAGACTTGAGCAGCATCACCTGGATCATCCTGCTGCCTTCAAACctggaaacagacacaggtcagagcagctttaaactTTAAGCTTCATCATTTCcagtttaaacatttcaaacaagTACAGTCAGTTACCCGGCGTTGGGTGACCCCAGGGCGGGGTAGATCCCAGGCACAGGGATCTTCCCCATGATGAACagcatgacctctgacctctggtaGACAGGAAGTGTGTTGGCGAAGGATCCTGGACGACACGAGGACACAGCTTCAGATGAGGCGACCGCCTTAAGAACCGTTCGTTAACAGCGAAACACCAACTCACCGATGGTCTTGATGACGGCGTCCTGCAGAGTCTTCTCCTCCGTCGACgtggttttgtgttttcctgcGTTGTCATAGTAACCGGTCAGCTGGTAGTCGACACTCTGCCTGAGCTGCCGCAGTAACGTGTTGAAGACTTCGAGGACGGTGGGACCTGACGGGatcattcaaacacactgagcacTGGAGGTAGCAGTACACTTAAAGTACACACAGAGGATAGAAGTACTGCAGTACAGACGCCTTGCACCGACCTACAGACCCCGTAGCTTCTATAACAGCAGCCTCAGACAGGACCTCCATGAT harbors:
- the LOC108873226 gene encoding pro-opiomelanocortin, with protein sequence MCPVWLLVAVVVVGGARGAVSQCWEHPSCQELNSESSMMECIQLCHSDLTAETPVVPGNAHLQPPPLSDPSSSSSSSPQAKRSYSMEHFRWGKPVGRKRRPVKVYTSNGVEEESAEVFPGEMRRRELANEILAAAAAAAAEEEEKAQEVMEEQQQLLGGVQEKKDGSYKMNHFRWGGPPAASKRYGGFMKSWDERSQRPLLTLFKTVINKDEQQQK
- the LOC108873213 gene encoding protein EFR3 homolog B isoform X4, with protein sequence MPGTLPRFPTVPALLSSLPRGVSPPSLPRGITMPSLPTLPSLPRGVSLPRAVAMPTVSQAPRRLLQDCCSVLDHQTPGGLCGCCWALRPRYKRLVDNIFPEDPEDGLVKANMEKLTFFALSAPEKLDRIAAYLSERLTRELNRHRYGYVCIAMEALEQLLLACHCQSINLLVESFLSTLRLLLEADKPHLHILATNSFVKFANIEEDTPSYHRSYDFFVSRFSEMCHSEHEDADIQNKIRVSGIRGLQGVVRKTVDDELQVNIWEPRHMEQIVPALLVNLQQHTQANSESPAEQTEVCFRELLGRAAYGHITNAIRPVLMHLDSHSLWEGRSFAVRCFQIIMYSIQSQHSHLVIQQLLGHLDANSRSPASVRAGIMEVLSEAAVIEATGSVGPTVLEVFNTLLRQLRQSVDYQLTGYYDNAGKHKTTSTEEKTLQDAVIKTIGSFANTLPVYQRSEVMLFIMGKIPVPGIYPALGSPNAGFEGSRMIQVMLLKSLLQVSERYESSNLLTALPSSFLEPLLSFTLMEEPEIRLLVLSILTSLIDRRHNAARLNAARSLTAFDVSALELKEDGCSRQDNLFMRKHAQRLYRHVYLTCREESSGPAHYQALFTLLAVLTVELASEEVVVDLIRLVLALQELASSAQESLSVFNRCGVHAVCAAFLHLLSQLGPPPPLQQHVAQVVESRRQDAPHLLPEDVLCDEPRLPEGELKVDQSLLFVQSKICEALTGSSYSAHAERFNTPYTPQLTDEDRLSKRKSIGDTVSLQMDMDPQYCPDTHQKPQTEQITFETLKNAIEDRGGVEEEERRRRMEVVERFQTAPFEEIAAHCGSRTSLLQSKLDQVFDLIIRPPPSPSGHSPPRSTPLYEMKFPDLCVY